A part of Pseudomonas sp. MYb118 genomic DNA contains:
- a CDS encoding branched-chain amino acid ABC transporter permease, with protein MAFFLETLLGGLLAGTMYSLVAIGFVLIYKASGVFNFAQGAMLLFAALTFVSLHDQGVPFALALLLTVLVMIVGALLIERLVLRPLVNRSQITLFMATLGLSFIIEGLAQGLMGSQVRALDLGIDDVPVFIAGMMVSQFDLVAAAAAIVLVTVLALLFNKTRIGVSLRAVADDTTAALSIGINLNRIWQIVWAVAGIVGLVAGLLWGARQGVQFSLSLVVLKALPVLIIGGFTSIGGAIVGGLIVGAAENLAEVYVGPLIGGGITPWFAYVLALAFLYIRPAGLFGERAIERV; from the coding sequence ATGGCGTTCTTTCTCGAAACCCTGCTCGGCGGGCTGCTCGCCGGCACCATGTATTCGCTGGTTGCCATCGGCTTCGTGCTGATCTACAAGGCCAGCGGCGTGTTCAACTTCGCCCAGGGCGCGATGCTGCTGTTCGCCGCGCTGACCTTCGTCAGCCTGCACGACCAGGGCGTGCCGTTCGCCCTGGCGCTGCTGCTGACGGTGCTGGTGATGATCGTCGGCGCCTTGCTGATCGAGCGGCTGGTGTTGCGCCCGTTGGTCAACCGTTCGCAGATCACCCTGTTCATGGCCACGCTGGGGCTGTCGTTCATCATCGAAGGCCTGGCCCAGGGCCTGATGGGCTCGCAGGTGCGGGCGCTGGACCTGGGCATCGACGACGTGCCGGTGTTCATCGCCGGCATGATGGTCAGCCAGTTCGACCTGGTCGCCGCCGCAGCCGCCATCGTCCTGGTGACGGTGCTGGCGTTGCTGTTCAACAAGACCCGCATCGGCGTGTCGTTGCGCGCGGTGGCGGACGACACCACCGCCGCGCTGTCGATCGGCATCAACCTCAACCGCATCTGGCAGATCGTCTGGGCCGTGGCCGGGATCGTCGGGCTGGTGGCCGGGCTGCTCTGGGGTGCGCGCCAGGGCGTGCAGTTTTCCCTGTCGCTGGTGGTGCTCAAGGCCTTGCCGGTGTTGATCATCGGCGGCTTCACCTCGATTGGCGGGGCCATTGTCGGCGGCTTGATCGTCGGCGCGGCGGAGAACCTCGCCGAGGTCTACGTCGGCCCTTTGATCGGCGGCGGCATCACGCCGTGGTTCGCCTACGTGCTGGCCCTGGCCTTCCTCTACATCCGTCCCGCCGGCCTGTTCGGCGAGCGCGCCATCGAGCGAGTCTGA
- a CDS encoding branched-chain amino acid ABC transporter permease codes for MSISLTQETAPVLLTQRRVPYALIALLLIAFVVVPLAGNDYWLNAILIPFLVLSLAGLGLNLLTGYTGQTSVGAAGFMAVGAFATYGFLLRLPELGLPVALLGGGLISAVVGFVFGLPSSRIKGFYLMVTTLAAQFFLEWLFVKFPWFYNYGSSGTISAPKLALCGHDLSSPLGRYLLTLTTVLLLTWVALNLVKSQIGRNWMAIRDMDTAAAVIGIPVVRYKHLAFAVSSFYLGIAGALWAFAYLGTGSASSFDINRSFQILFIIIIGGMGSIAGNFVGAAFISLLPILLSHAGQALFGGAVDAGQLQNLQKIIFGALIILFLIKEPEGLIRLLGNLRERLGHWPLRF; via the coding sequence ATGTCGATTTCCCTGACCCAAGAAACCGCCCCGGTGCTGCTGACCCAGCGCCGTGTGCCCTATGCCTTGATCGCGCTGCTGCTGATCGCTTTCGTGGTGGTGCCGCTGGCCGGCAACGACTATTGGCTCAACGCCATCCTGATCCCGTTCCTGGTGCTGTCGCTGGCGGGCCTGGGCCTCAACCTGCTCACCGGCTACACCGGCCAGACCTCGGTCGGTGCTGCGGGGTTCATGGCGGTGGGGGCGTTCGCCACCTATGGGTTCCTGCTGCGCCTGCCGGAACTGGGCCTGCCGGTGGCCTTGCTCGGCGGCGGGTTGATCAGCGCCGTGGTGGGCTTCGTCTTCGGCCTGCCCAGCTCGCGGATCAAGGGCTTCTACCTGATGGTCACCACCCTGGCGGCGCAGTTCTTCCTGGAGTGGTTGTTCGTCAAGTTTCCGTGGTTCTACAACTACGGCTCGTCCGGGACCATTTCCGCGCCGAAGCTGGCGCTGTGCGGCCATGACCTCAGCTCGCCGCTGGGCCGCTACCTGCTGACCCTGACCACAGTGCTGCTGTTGACCTGGGTGGCGCTGAACCTGGTGAAAAGCCAGATCGGCCGCAACTGGATGGCGATCCGCGACATGGACACCGCCGCGGCCGTGATCGGCATCCCGGTGGTGCGCTACAAGCACCTGGCGTTCGCGGTCAGCTCGTTTTACCTGGGCATCGCCGGGGCGCTGTGGGCCTTCGCCTACCTGGGCACCGGCAGTGCCAGCAGCTTCGACATCAATCGTTCGTTTCAGATCCTGTTCATCATCATTATCGGTGGCATGGGCAGCATCGCCGGCAACTTCGTCGGCGCCGCGTTCATCAGTCTCCTGCCGATCCTGCTCAGCCACGCCGGGCAGGCGCTGTTCGGCGGTGCGGTGGACGCCGGGCAATTGCAGAACCTGCAAAAAATCATCTTTGGCGCGCTGATCATCCTGTTCCTGATCAAGGAACCGGAAGGCCTGATTCGCCTGCTCGGCAACCTGCGCGAACGCCTCGGCCACTGGCCGCTGCGCTTCTGA
- a CDS encoding ABC transporter substrate-binding protein, translated as MRATLKRSLLGAALTLAVFASAVPVVQASPDQQFFPLATYRVGAYASSGVQVWAGMIDYLNYINEVEGGINGVKLVWQECETEWTAEKGIECYERFKKGLDGAPVAVYQPNGAPAAYALSERAEVDKIPLITLGYGRTEATDGTVFPYNFPVMLTFYSEASSLINYIAQREGGFDKLKGKKIATVYHDSAYGRETLGPLKLLAEKYGFENIQIPVADPGNEQSAQWRQVRQLNPDWVFLRTWGVSTPVAVKTAARFGFPVDHIVGDIWASSSEDVLPAGAAAKGYLALTPYPAGSDFEIHKRLKQYILDKGKSDLKDLKNFGSVYYNSGLVNAAVAVEAIRTAQGKFGKRPLNGEEGRWGLEHLNIDDARLKDMGYLGLMQNLKLSCKDHEGGGSARVQQWDGANWTLISDWIAADRALLRPLIDEKSAAFAKEKGLTPRTCNGDE; from the coding sequence ATGCGTGCAACCTTGAAACGTTCCTTGCTCGGCGCCGCCCTGACGCTCGCGGTTTTTGCCAGTGCGGTACCGGTCGTCCAGGCCTCACCCGACCAGCAGTTCTTCCCCCTGGCCACCTACCGCGTCGGCGCCTACGCCTCCAGCGGCGTGCAGGTGTGGGCCGGGATGATCGACTACCTGAACTACATCAACGAAGTGGAAGGCGGGATCAACGGCGTGAAACTGGTCTGGCAGGAATGCGAGACCGAGTGGACGGCCGAGAAGGGCATCGAGTGCTACGAGCGCTTCAAGAAAGGCCTGGACGGCGCGCCCGTGGCGGTCTACCAACCCAACGGCGCCCCGGCGGCCTATGCCCTGAGCGAGCGCGCCGAGGTCGACAAGATCCCGCTGATCACCCTGGGCTACGGGCGCACCGAAGCCACCGACGGCACAGTGTTCCCCTACAACTTCCCGGTGATGCTGACCTTCTACAGCGAGGCGTCGAGCCTGATCAACTACATCGCCCAGCGCGAGGGCGGTTTCGACAAGCTCAAGGGCAAGAAGATCGCCACGGTCTACCACGACTCGGCCTACGGTCGGGAAACCCTTGGCCCGTTGAAACTGCTGGCGGAAAAATACGGCTTCGAGAACATCCAGATCCCGGTGGCCGACCCCGGCAACGAACAGTCGGCGCAATGGCGCCAGGTGCGCCAGCTCAACCCCGATTGGGTGTTCCTGCGCACCTGGGGCGTGTCGACCCCGGTGGCGGTCAAGACGGCGGCGCGTTTCGGCTTCCCGGTGGACCACATCGTCGGCGACATCTGGGCCAGCTCCAGCGAGGACGTGCTGCCGGCCGGCGCTGCCGCCAAGGGCTACCTGGCGCTGACGCCATACCCGGCGGGCAGCGATTTCGAGATCCACAAGCGCCTCAAGCAATACATCCTCGACAAGGGCAAGAGCGACCTCAAGGACCTGAAGAACTTCGGCAGCGTCTACTACAACTCCGGCCTGGTGAACGCGGCGGTGGCGGTGGAAGCGATCCGCACGGCCCAGGGCAAGTTCGGCAAGCGCCCGCTCAACGGTGAAGAAGGGCGCTGGGGCCTGGAGCACCTGAACATCGACGACGCCCGTCTCAAGGACATGGGCTACCTGGGCCTGATGCAGAATCTCAAGCTGTCATGCAAGGACCACGAAGGCGGCGGTTCGGCGCGGGTGCAGCAGTGGGACGGCGCCAACTGGACGTTGATCAGCGACTGGATCGCCGCCGACCGCGCCTTGCTGCGGCCGTTGATCGATGAAAAATCCGCGGCGTTCGCCAAGGAAAAGGGCCTGACGCCACGCACCT